One part of the Solanum dulcamara chromosome 3, daSolDulc1.2, whole genome shotgun sequence genome encodes these proteins:
- the LOC129881860 gene encoding uncharacterized protein LOC129881860, with protein MSNFNLGKKLILPTKKAWKSFTNKLQSRLHKLKLSKAIKSSKNLCIRAYNYIFPIITRNFYSLINRSSSPPRTHRNFYHNYYQYQQCHKNTSPIYVDHLFPEPILKRPACQDHSCKISTPQTEEFVASSSDGDVNCRSKLDQEEQDIIVKAIEVNSVLKKVPHINGVDRRAEEFISKFREDMELERQQSILDFQEMLARGA; from the exons ATGTCAAATTTCAACTTAGGAAAAAAACTTATTCTACCAACTAAAAAGGCATGGAAGAGCTTCACCAACAAATTACAATCAAGATTACACAAACTCAAGCTTTCAAAAGCTATCAAAAGTTCCAAAAACCTTTGCATTAGAGCTTACAATTACATTTTCCCTATTATTACTCGAAATTTCTACTCGTTGATCAATCGTTCTTCATCACCACCACGTACTCATCGCAATTTTTATCATAATTACTATCAGTACCAACAATGTCATAAAAATACTTCACCTATATACGTGGATCATCTCTTCCCTGAACCTATACTGAAACGACCAGCATGTCAAGACCATAGCTGTAAGATATCCACACCTCAGACTGAAGAATTTGTTGCTTCGAGTAGCGATGGTGATGTTAATTGTAGAAGCAAACTAGATCAAGAAGAGCAAGATATAATTGTGAAGGCTATTGAGGTAAATAGTGTATTGAAAAAAG TGCCACATATAAATGGAGTGGATAGAAGAGCTGAAGAATTTATCTCTAAGTTTCGTGAAGATATGGAGCTTGAAAGACAACAATCCATTCTTGATTTTCAAGAAATGTTGGCTAGAGGTgcttaa
- the LOC129881861 gene encoding 11S globulin seed storage protein Ana o 2.0101-like: MEIIKLSLCLFLLFNCCFSQIEQQQSFLWQKLQQQQQHRRGRAKTDCRISSINAREPTLKYNSEAGTIKFWDQNSEEFECAGVAAVRNDIQPKGLLLPHYNNAPQLLYIVQGSGILGTVIPGCAETYESPQREKSMREEQSRSEGESQFRTGGDRHQKIRQFRQGDVLALPAGITLWFYNNGQERLVTVALLDISNPINQLDLQFRHFLLAGSLNPKGLSGSGYEEEIRSRKEHEQGEQQHQSVNLFDGFDQDLLADVFNVDRDLVKNLKGREDQRGQIIRAENFDVLSPKFEEEEQPHRPGRGSQPNGLEETFCTMRFRENLGRPSRADVYNPRGGRISTLNSHKLPILNWLQLSAEKGVLYQNAVMAPYWNMNAHSIIYILRGTGRIQVVGDTGNSVFDDEVREGQMIVVPQNFAIVKKAGNEGLEYIAFKTNDQAMTSSLAGRLSAIRAMPEEVLMNSYQISRQEARSLKYNREEASVFAGRKSTGRKSMEYALTAVEAFLKA, encoded by the exons AtggaaataataaaattaagcCTTTGTTTATTTCTTCTCTTTAATTGTTGTTTCTCTCAAATAGAGCAACAACAAAGCTTCTTATGGCAGAAGcttcaacaacaacagcaacatcGGCGCGGCCGAGCTAAAACTGATTGTCGGATCTCGAGCATTAATGCTCGAGAACCGACTTTAAAGTATAACTCGGAGGCCGGGACCATCAAGTTCTGGGATCAGAACTCGGAGGAATTTGAATGCGCGGGAGTTGCTGCTGTGAGAAATGATATTCAACCTAAGGGGTTGCTCTTGCCACATTACAATAATGCCCCTCAACTCCTCTACATTGTCCAAG GAAGCGGAATTTTGGGGACAGTGATACCCGGATGTGCTGAAACATATGAATCACCACAAAGAGAGAAAAGCATGAGAGAAGAACAAAGCAGATCAGAGGGAGAAAGCCAATTCAGAACCGGCGGTGATCGCCACCAGAAAATCAGGCAATTCCGACAAGGCGATGTACTTGCATTGCCTGCCGGTATCACACTTTGGTTTTATAACAATGGacaagaaagacttgttactgTCGCATTGCTTGATATTAGCAACCCTATTAACCAACTCGATCTCCAATTCAGG CATTTCTTGCTAGCTGGAAGTCTAAATCCCAAAGGATTAAGTGGAAGTGGGTATGAAGAAGAAATCCGAAGTCGAAAAGAACATGAACAAGGCGAACAACAACATCAATCCGTCAACCTATTCGACGGATTCGATCAAGATCTCCTCGCTGATGTTTTCAATGTGGATCGTGATTTGGTCAAGAACTTAAAGGGCCGAGAAGATCAAAGGGGCCAAATTATTCGGGCTGAGAATTTCGATGTTCTCAGCCCGAAATTCGAAGAGGAAGAGCAACCTCACAGGCCCGGAAGAGGATCACAGCCCAATGGGCTTGAAGAAACTTTTTGCACCATGAGGTTTAGAGAGAACTTGGGCCGCCCATCCCGTGCTGACGTGTACAATCCACGTGGAGGACGCATCAGCACCCTCAACAGCCATAAGCTTCCAATCCTCAATTGGCTACAGCTCAGTGCTGAGAAAGGAGTCCTTTACCAG AATGCAGTTATGGCACCATATTGGAACATGAATGCCCACAGTATCATCTACATCCTCCGAGGGACCGGACGGATTCAGGTGGTCGGGGACACTGGAAACTCTGTCTTCGACGATGAGGTCAGGGAGGGACAAATGATAGTCGTGCCACAAAATTTCGCGATAGTTAAAAAAGCAGGCAACGAAGGACTCGAGTACATCGCCTTCAAGACCAACGATCAAGCCATGACCAGCTCATTAGCTGGGCGTTTATCGGCTATCCGGGCCATGCCGGAGGAagtgttgatgaactcttatcAAATTTCCAGGCAAGAAGCTAGGAGCTTGAAGTATAATAGGGAAGAAGCTAGTGTTTTTGCGGGAAGAAAGTCAACAGGAAGAAAGTCAATGGAGTATGCATTGACTGCTGTTGAGGCTTTCTTAAAAGCCTAA